The genomic segment ATGTTATAATGTCTGGCGAACAGTTCTTACTAACCATTGTGCTGTAGAGGCTTAAGGCACGATCCAAAAGTCCAGATTTACAAAAGCCATTTAGAAGGATATTGTATGTAACTTGTGTAGGAGGACAGGAAGTCTCGTGCATAATCCTCACAacatcgtcaacttcatccCAATATCGATGGTTAATAAGAGAGTGGATAAGGGTATTGTATGTCACAACATTGGGCTGCATTCCATGGGATAGAAGATTTGATATAACCAAAGATGTATCCTTGTATTTCCCTTGTTTAGAAGTCAAATTTACAAGAGAGTTATATGTAATGATATCAGGATAACAGCCTTCCATTGCCAGATCTTCCAGTACTTCTAGGGCGTGAGCAGCCCCACAATATCTGCAAACCAGCTCAATAAGCACTGAATAAGTAATCAGATAAGGAGGGCAGCCTTTTCTCAATTGGTCTCTCCAGAAACTAACTGCCTGATGATAATCCCCCTTATCAAATAGGCAGCGAATTACTGTATTATAAGTAACTGCATCTGGGGAGCAACCACTCAGGCTCATATCTTCTACTAGATCAAGGGCAGATCTTAAATGACCTTTTTTACACAGGCCACTAATAACCATGTTGTATGTAATTGTGTCAGGAATGCCACCAGACATGACCATTTTGTTCATTATTTTGCAAGCTTCACCTACAACACCTTTTCTAATAAAACCTCGGATCAAATTGGTGCAAGAAGGGAAATGCGGTATTTGACTTTTCCGAGCCATGATATCAATCAACCTAGCCGCCACTGTTAACTTTCCCAAACTGCAGAGCCTCTGAAGAATTTTATTGTTGGTcgtttcatcattttcaacgAATGGTGCCTCCTCAGGTGACAGACTCGTAGAGTTTCTAGCATTGTCCGAATCCTTTAAATCCCCGGAATTTCTCCTTACACCAACATAATCGCTTCCAAAGCCACGACCTCCATTTTCAACTTCAACAACTCTATCAATTAAAACACTTCCGTGAAAACTTTTACACCGCAATCCTTTCCAAGGAAAATGATATTTAGTTGAACAAAAGTAATCACCAAAGTAGAGTCGGTGTAGGGTAGGCGGTTCTTTCCTTGAACTGTGATCCGGAGCAGAATTAGCCCCAAAAATACAGCTCTCTTCTTTGTTACAACCAAGCAGACCATTCAAAGAATGGAAGCTGAGAAAATTGTTTTGCAGAGTACCTATATGACCCATCTTAGTTGTTCGGTCAAGTATATTGATTGGGCACTCTCAAGCTATATAAACGGCTGGCGCACTTCTCATTCACCTATCCTCTTTTCCCTACAAAGGTGGGACTCAGCTATAAAAGTTCAAAACTTGTTACAATAAACACATacgaaaaacaaaaagaagaagcataCAACACCACTAATGGGAGACGGAAATAACATAACCGGaaattctaataatcatcacaatAGTATTCTTGTAGCAATATAGTTGCATCATTTGCTAGCATGACCCAAAAGTGcagattaaaacaaataatgCAAAGATGAAATATCGAAAGAAAGCTAAACTGCTTATCTGTACATtacaaagcaaaaaaaaaaatcatatacatATTTAGGGGTTATTGATGGAAAATGGAAGTTAATATAGGCATATGTTGAGCACGGAAAGGATAAGGTAACGTAACATTATCTAGCGGAGAGAGAGTGAAGAGAGAGGAGGATAATTTTGATTAGAGTAATAGCAACAATCAGTGGTTAGAGATTCTAAAGGGGCCATAGTTGGGGCAAAACAATTGTAGAGAGTAGAAATTGAAATTATGGTTGAATGTTATCTAAGAGTAAGAAAATTGCGCCCAGTCTCACCAGTAGAAGTGACAGTGAGCAGTGGAAGCAAAGGCTTGAGAAAGAACCGTCGAGAAATGCAGCAGCTTCGGAGGGTCAATGGCTGTGGCGGCAAGGCGGTGGAGATGACGAAGTAGTTGGGGTTTACGAGTTTTTATATCTAAAACCCACAACGAGCCTACCCCTGCAACATCAGAGCGAATTTGTTaagaatgttttttaaaatgataatttattagtaaatgatttattataaatatttcaattttcaatgaaattatgattaaaaaattaattattaaatatgcatatttagatttaaaaaaatgtaaatgttttttttacacTAGAGCAAAACGtgaaatttcttatattttattttgcgTTAAATCACATAATCCATGTTCTCAAACTATTTTAAAtggttttcattttctttttatctaaaatatagGTCCAAAACTCCTAACATTAAATTAAGGAAATTACACAATTAAGCATAATTGTATAactttttttgttcttgtagttgCTTCTTTCTTCCCTTCCTGAAATAACATTAAGACTCTGTTTGTTTactataatttacttttaagaCAAATTAGTGGAAACGGACTTACgtagttttttatatttgtttttatagatTTCAAGCAATTAAAAGTGAGAATTTGTGggataaatacttttttttccaTCTTTATATATCTACACAAATTTGAAGTGATTTTTGGAAAAATGTCATATTTAACCCCGGTttagtgtaatcgattatacataATTGGAATCATTCCATAtgttttttcctttattaataatattaattaataaatattataaatgaaaatagaggTACAGAGATTTCATCGCGAGTAACTTTCGTTACTTTCTTCGCATGCCTGAGAGACTCTTGAGTTGATAAAACACCTgataaacaaaacacaacaatcAACACAAGATTCCTGACCATActatttcattttgaaatttttaaaccCTTCATGGGAGAGCATTATGCAGCCATTAAATATGGCTAGTAGATTGGTATGTGGTTGGTGATATAATAACTTCCCTCCATAAGTATAAGCTTAGTTCTCAGGTATAAAGGGTGTGGTCTTCGAGTTCCTCTTGGAGTTTTCAAAGTATTCAATGAATTGAAAGAGGAACTAAGATTTTTGTTATGGTGGAGAGAATTTTGTTGAGCGTTTTTTTAGGTGAGTCGTCATGCTTCATTGATCATAATGATGTTATACTTGTCTTAAGTAAGGTTTAAACATGAGGTTGAAGATGACGCAGTCATTATAAAGGAAATCACTTCCTCCACAGAACATAATTGTCatcattttatgttatttttataattaagaatattttgataatctttaattttattaattaaacactttttatctattataaccatcaaattttatacacactttatttttaaattccttATCAATCCCCTCCaaatttccttaaaaaaaacacataatttacttttactctTATATCTGTTCAAATTCAGTCCCTCTCCCTCAAATATACTTCATCAAGTGAACGCATCCTAGGTTACCGTAACACTTAAAGTTAATGTACTAAAGtacttctttaatttttgtgtgAAAAACCAACCTTACCCTCTTCACTTACCCGTCTGATTTTGGTTTGATTGTAAGTGATTTAACCTCCTCATCAAGCTATTTGtcaaaaatgtaatttatttagaataatataaattaaagattaattattatatattagagctgtcaaaacgggtaacccgacccgacccaccacaggttggtcacttagtgagccaacccaacccgactcatttattagcgagtcaaaaaaattcgaactcgacccgacccaccacgagttggtgggttaaacggatTGGCTGATTGGCTCGcttaattaacttttgtttCACCCTCCTCTCctgagattcttataacatgttactttgattaatcaaattaaaataataataattagaccaattgatataaaagaaaatgaacgaagaaatatattgttatatatatattttaattgatagcataaaattttgccaatttagtttaatgagacatactcAATcttttgaccaagaaactacatatagtcgttaacaaaaatatataacaagataaaacaaatgatatattcctgaattatccaatctataatattatccatctattaaattggagtcatgaatggataaatccacagtattatgctctcttagaagcatttttttctttatctccatctataatattatccaatctataatcttgGAGTTTTATTTGCAGAAGAGAATTTTTGGAAAGACAGTCGAAAGGCTCTATTGCTAAATAAAaattgtgcattttgaataattaattcaattaatttgatttcaataaaaaaaacaggatttgaataattaatttaatttatttaaaaatatatattgattggtgagccaacccgacccaccacaggttcaacCCGTGTGAACCTAGTTCTTAATaagccgggtcaaaattgactctttttatgtatttttttccaacccaaaatttctatttataactATTTTCAGTTTTGAACATATAAACGAccgatttttttatttatttatacgtCTATTCACGATTGAGTAGAAAGTTATCATACATTGCCTACAAAAAGTATAACATCATTACCAAGTTTCATTTGACTCATAGTAGAAACACTGGACGAGAAaaaatattgatgaaaataaattaggtCAAACAAATTTTACTTGAAAATTTGTGGActttaaaaaatggaaaatattaactaatttgTAACAAGATATTACAAGTTAAAAGTAAACTTTTCATGggatactaaaaataaaacacccACTAAATTTTAATGTTTCACATAATTTTCGATGaaaagtttgtttttaattcttaacCAAACGTTTCTATGTtaagaaaattttgaagttCTTGAAAACGCAGTTGGAGAAGATACCGTACAGGTGAACTACAGGTAACTTACGTAAAATGTTAGTCGATAGTCATCAATCAAACACAAAGAACCACGCTATCATATGTGAACATAGTATATAGCATAGAAATCCAAAAGACACTTCCAATTCGTACGTAGTTAGATCTTCCCATTAAAATAACACTGTTTTCAGCAGCCAGTTTATGCCGGATGGGATCTTCAAATTGTTTTACCCTTTCCCCAAAGGGCCAACATGTGTACACAATCTaagatttttcattaaaatatgcAGAAGTCAAATTTTATACATTGAGTTTAATTCCTCATCCCACTGCATGGAGTTCCTTGGAAATAAATATCTGAATGGGAGGCCCTTAAGTAGACCACATTTCATATGAAAAGACAAATAGCATTTTGTAAACACCGTTTTACTTAGGTAAGTTGGTAACCTGATTTACACAGATTCTGGCCCTTTTTACTTGTGCAGCACACCTTTCCTGGACAATTTTGGTTTCTTTTGAATGTGATTCTGTCATGtaaacaataaaagaattaaattggaCATATAGGAGGATACATTAACggaacaatttcaaatcattgaCAAAGAAAATTGAACCTTCTGTTTCTCCAGTGCTTCATAATCAGTCCTCTCCTTCCAATTACTCTTGCGTAGTTTTATTGGCCGATTGCCAACATATTTTCCTGAAATGGAGACATCAAAGTCAAATACACATTTCGTTGCATTTGGTAAAATATTGTCTCCTTATGTTGGCAGTATTTATTACTCAAAGAAACAATAATCCATCATGAAGTTTTGATTGCCAAGCTATCATTTTATATCCCACTAAAATACTTATACTAAATCAAAGCAAAAGTCAGTAGAGTAACAGATATTACAGAGTAAGAGCAAACATATATTTAGAAATTACAGAGTATTACTTGAAGAGGCCCGTCTGAACTTACTAACCATTCATTTCTTTAAGAGCACCAGCAAGGTCAGAAGGATTGGCAAAGCTCACAAATCCATAACCCTTAGTTTTACCAGTACGCTTATCTCTGACaacctaaaaagataaaaacctTAATCAGCCCCCATTACTATGCACCACAACCgtgtaaataattattgtttagTTTGCTTACAGACAAGTAAAACAAGgcaaattacaaattacaaacaGAAGACTATATAAACCTTAAGTTCTTTAGATGGAATTAGATGCCATCACCATTAAATAGCATGCCCTCATACTTCCATTAACATGACACCGAGCAAAATGCTCGGTCTCAAATGAGAACTACTGCATGCAAAAACACCTATTTAACTTCCGATTTGCACCAACTTAATATATTATTCACAATATTTACTATGCACTAAGAACCTGGTTTGTAGAGAATAAATAATTAGTTGATACTTAATAGACACaactattactaatttttcagTTCATATTTTCCTTAACATTATTTTACCAATTTTCTCATTCCAATTGAACTAAAAAGACACCGATGTCTCCAGCCAACACGCACAAGAGCTAGTCTCAGCAGCCCTCTGATAAGCCATTGGTCCAAGATGGCCATTTACAACTACTAGCAGACCCAAATTCCACTTATGCCAGCATTTGGCTCAAGTATTTCAACCATTAGTCAATGATTCCACGTGCAGTAAATATTTTACCCTGTTTTATCTTTCAGTAATTAGAAGCTTCTGACAGACTGTGGGATCATGTCCCCCTGTAGGGATACGGTCAGCACTAGGGTTCTCTTCTCTGTATTTATTGATCAAATCCTAATAAAATAACAGAATTTCCACTCATATTATTGTTAGTAATAGTAGAATAATTTTATACAGCCTCCGTCCAGGAACGGTCCCATGCAAATTTAAAAGTCCTTTTAATGGTCCATTATTCTCATCCACACCTAACTTAACTTCGTATAATGTTGAAAGAATTGCATACTAGAAACATTACCCAAAAATACAATGGTCGAAATAATTCTGAATAGTTAGAATACTATGTGTATGAGGGTTAAACAGAGCAGAAGCAGGCAGGAAAAGCAAACAAAATCTAGTAGAAAGATTCCATGTAAGAATCAACCTGATGCCAAATCTACCAAATTCAAACTGGTTAGCCAATACTCAAAGGACACCTGATTTCATCTATTTCTGATATTGAGATCTCACAACactacaaaataataatcacaacgctgattttaaaatgaattgatTGTTAAAATTAAGGTGCATTAGGTCACCAGTATATAATTTCAATGGCCCTTGAATTGTGAATAACGAGCAACAAGAAGGGGTAACCTGAGATGACAAAATAACACatcaattttatcattaaaaaatgtcTAATCAAAAGTGAAGTATAAAACAAGACCTACCTTAAGATACACAAATCATTAACAACTGCATCCCTTCAAACAAAAATCTGAACAGGAAATAAAAAATGCTCACACTAGCACGACAATCATAGCCAAACATAAAGAGAATTCAAGTTAGATGGGAAATCTACTTACTCGTGCCATGTTAAAGGAAGGAAATCGGGaaaaagcttttgaaagaaCATCATCATTCACTTCATTACCAAGATCACCGCAGAAGAGCCGATAGTCATctaatcataaaagaaaaaagataaattagtTTATCATTTCTTATCTCACTTCAAAATCACGATCGCAAATTCTAAATAGgctcaataaaaataaaacaaaaacattcgCCCTCACGGACACAATCCAAACATTTATAAAAGTGGATTCAGGAATACTAGatgatattttaaaacacaagaaaaccttcaatatacataaaattatatcaaccattaataaatactaaatagtAATGACGACATAATACTCATAATATCGTCATCATACCTTCTGGCCACTCAGCGAGGATGGGATCCTCCCACGATTGGCCAGCAGCTTTGCGAGGAACCGCTTTCCTTTTGGCATCGGTTTTGT from the Vigna angularis cultivar LongXiaoDou No.4 chromosome 3, ASM1680809v1, whole genome shotgun sequence genome contains:
- the LOC108323128 gene encoding pentatricopeptide repeat-containing protein At1g08610, with the translated sequence MGHIGTLQNNFLSFHSLNGLLGCNKEESCIFGANSAPDHSSRKEPPTLHRLYFGDYFCSTKYHFPWKGLRCKSFHGSVLIDRVVEVENGGRGFGSDYVGVRRNSGDLKDSDNARNSTSLSPEEAPFVENDETTNNKILQRLCSLGKLTVAARLIDIMARKSQIPHFPSCTNLIRGFIRKGVVGEACKIMNKMVMSGGIPDTITYNMVISGLCKKGHLRSALDLVEDMSLSGCSPDAVTYNTVIRCLFDKGDYHQAVSFWRDQLRKGCPPYLITYSVLIELVCRYCGAAHALEVLEDLAMEGCYPDIITYNSLVNLTSKQGKYKDTSLVISNLLSHGMQPNVVTYNTLIHSLINHRYWDEVDDVVRIMHETSCPPTQVTYNILLNGFCKSGLLDRALSLYSTMVSKNCSPDIITYNTLLSGICKEGFIDEGSQLLNLLAGTSCSPGLVTYNILIDGLARLGFMESAKKFYDEMVENGIIPDEITHSSLTWGFCGADQFEEATELLKEMREKEQRIKSTAYKCVILGLCRQKKVEIAIQVLDLMVKSQCNPDKRIYSALIKAVADGGMQREANDLHQTLIKWNILKEEIILD
- the LOC108323069 gene encoding uncharacterized protein LOC108323069 isoform X1 translates to MTTPPSSSSASQSQFAYSNPSYFPVPFHLQQPATTHYAAPYVAAPSVQIPAPPVVGPVAPAPVPAVYSAVPQYQAQQLFERDAQIITPEALENVKAAIASSDVEHKTDAKRKAVPRKAAGQSWEDPILAEWPEDDYRLFCGDLGNEVNDDVLSKAFSRFPSFNMARVVRDKRTGKTKGYGFVSFANPSDLAGALKEMNGKYVGNRPIKLRKSNWKERTDYEALEKQKNHIQKKPKLSRKGVLHK